DNA from Roseimicrobium sp. ORNL1:
ATTTTGTGTTTGAATCTCCGCATGAGCATTCGAGTTGTGGGTCTCTCCTTGCTGTCCGTCTTCTTCCTGCTGTCGGCGCCTTGCTTCAGCGCGGATGAAGAGCCGGGGCAGGAACTGCCGACCAAGTCGCCCGATGGGAAGTGGCTTATACGCATGCCGAATGATGCGGAGCGCGAAAAGCTCAAGGAGGATGAGGTACCGAAAGCGGGTCTTTTCGAATTGCCATCGGAGCGCCGCGTCGAATGTCCGCACTTGGATTCCATGGAGGGATTCGTGGATTCGGTGCGTGTAGTTTGGGCGAAGGATTCCGCGCACGTGGCTTTCAACTATCGTGCGGGTGGGCGATACTGCTCGACAGACCTTTGTGAATTGAAGGACGGGAAAATCACTGGCCTGCCTTCGCCTGAGGACATGCTTTTTGGATTTCTCAATCAGGTGAAGGCCACGCAGATCAAGGAGATGGGTTTGAAACCAGGTGTCTATCAGCGCCGCATCCATGATGAAGTGACCACGCGACGCTGGATTGATGCCAGCACCGTCGAGGTGGATGCGCACTCCATCAGGACCGTTCCCGTCAAAGCAAACGACAAGGACGAGGATCCTGAGATCGTGGATGTCGAGGCGAAGTTCCGGTTCACCTTGAAGCTCGATCCGAAGAAGAAGGAGTGGAAGATCCTGAAGTCGGAGAAGCTCAAGAATGAGTGAAACCGGAAGTCGTGTCCGTGCTTCGCGGAGATCTTGAGGTGGGCTTGACCCTTGCGAACTGTTTTCCTCCTGATATGAATCACGATGGAACCGGGTCTCCCTCAAGTCATCATTCACACCGACGGTGGCTGCCTCGGCAATCCGGGCGTGGGAGGCTGGGGCGCCGTGCTGGAGTCCTGCAAGCAGCGCAAGGAAATCAGCGGTGGTGAACCGGCCACGACGAACAATCGCATGGAGCTGCGCGCCGCGATTGAAGCGCTCAGCCTCTTGAAGAAGCCCTGCGCCGTGGAAATGCACACCGATTCCCAGTATGTCCGCAACGGCATCACGAAGTGGCTGTTTGGGTGGAAGAAGAACGGCTGGAAGACCGCCAGCAAGGAACCGGTCAAGAACGCGGATCTCTGGCGTGCTTTGGACACCGCCGTCGCGCGGCACACGGTGAAATGGCACTGGGTCAAAGGTCACGCCGGCAACCGCGACAACGAGCGCTGCGACCAGCTCTGCGGTGATGCCATGGAGGCGATCAAAAATCAGCATACCCGACAGCAGCTCGCCGCGGCGCTTACTGCGTTCAAGGCTGCGGGGCAGGCGTAGAATATCTGCATCTACCGCGACCTCCGAGTCACCGCATCAGCGCATGCCTTGGATGTGCAAACATCGAATCCGTAGTGCGAGGACAACGAGTTGCTTGAAGTGATGCATGCGGCAAGAGACCCCATGCACTTCGGGCACGGCATAGGCCCAAGGAGTGGGAACGCCTCGTTCCCATGGTGAAAGGGTCTTTGGCTTGGATCTGCCGAAGCGCCTATTTAACACACGCGGGTATCGGATGGGCCTGCGGTGTCAACAGACGTGGAACCCGCTGACGGGAACGAGGCGTTCCCGATCCTTGGGCCTGCGGCAGAACGTTGAGGCAGGTTCAACGCGCGCTGGAGTTACTTCGCCGTCACACCACCTTCTGGCTTTCCATACACCGCCATCTCGTTGAAGGACCAGAAGCAGCCCTTGTCGGAACCGGTTTGCGTAATGCGCACAAAGCGGCTCACGGTTTTTGGAGGGAAGTTGATCGTGGTCATTGCGGCTCCTTTGCCGGTGACGATGGGCTCGGACCACTTCTCACCATCATCACTCACACGGACTTCATAGCCACGGGGGTAATCATCCTTGGATGCCAGGGAATCGAGGGCGATGCGCGTCAACAGGTGGGGTTGCTGCATGTCGAATTGGAACCACTGCCCCGGGCGTTGTGGCGTGCCGGTGGACCAGCGGGACTTCGCGTCACCATCCCAGGCGCGCTTCGTTTCGTTTTCTTTGAGCGAGGCGCTGAAGGCCCATTGAGTCATGGCATCGCGCGTCACCGCGAGGTACGGCGCGAGCTCCGCCAGCGTGTAGGGCTGGAGCCGTTCCGACTCCGCGCGGATGGTCTTCACCTCGTCAGGAATGATGGTCGGTGCGTTGTTGCCAAAGCTATTGCGGATATAGGTCACGACTTCAGCGACCCACTGGTCGTCGTTGGCTTTCATCGGCACCATGGCACCGGGATAGGTTTTGCCATCGACGTCGCCCATGAGGCCATGCAGCACGATGCGCACGAGCGCGTCCGGACTGCCAACTACACGCGGTGAATTGGCGAGTGGAGGAGCGAGGTGCAGACCGTCTGACGTCACCACGCCTTTGCCATCGGCGCCATGGCAGGCGAAGCAGAGCTGGTTGTAGTGCTCGCTCCCTTTGCGCATGAGCGCCATGCCCACCGGATCGATTTTCACCGAGATGCCACTGGGTTTTTCTGGGTCGAACTGCAGACTCTGCCGCGCCGAGGCGCTGATGATTTCATTCCAGGGATGAGCCGTGGCAGCGGCCTGGATGGCGGTGTGCCCACCCTTCTTGGGTACGTAGCGCAGAGAGTTCACCGCCTGCACGACCACATCCGGCGATGGGTCCTTGAGCAGTGGCTCCATCTTGGCCATCACTTCCGTGTCGGTCTTTTGCAGGAAGGTTTCACTGATGCGTATGGCAGCCGCACGCACACGTTCATCCTTGTCGCGGAAGGCGTCGATGAGCAGTTGGCGATCCGTGGCACCGAGACCATCCAGCGTCCACAGCGCGTGCATGCGGCCAAGCGGCGCCTCGCCCTTGCGCACGAGTGCGGTGAGTGCCGGGACCACGCTCTTGTCACCCTTGAGCACGAGGAGCTTTTGCGCGGTGTCGCGCCACCAGCCATTGGCATGGGAGAGGTGTTTCACCAGTTCTGCGGGAGTTTCCTGCAGCATGCGTGGTTGGGCGCCCGGCTTGAAATCCTTGTGCACCAGGCGGTAGATGCGGCCGTGGCCGACATACTTGTCGTAGCCTTCGTTGGTGATGGTGTCGTGGAGATAACCACCCGGTGGTACCCAGGCGCTCTCCTGAATCACCCCATGGTGCATGTCCACGATGTAGAGGCAGCCATCAGGGCCAGTCGCGGTCCACACGGGACGGAATGCCATGTCCGTAGAGGTGATGAATTCGGTGCCGGGTGTGGCGTTGGAGAGAACACGCTTGCCTTCGACATTGTTCACCTTCGCGCGGCGGATGAGGCGGCCCACGGGCTCTGGCAGGAGGTAGGCGCCCTGCATTTCCTTCGGCAGACGATCGCCGCGGTAGATGGATTGACCGCAGCAGGCGCTGAAGTGATTCAGCGTGCCCTTGATGTTGTGAATGCGATTGAGCCCGCTTTGAGTATCGAGCGTTTGCACTCCGGGGAAGGTCTCCGCGAATCCCGGTTCGGTCTCATCCGGGAAGCTCAGGCTGCCGTAGGTGGGAATCTGTTGGAAGCCGAAGGCGGGATTCTCACCACCTGCGGCAGAGCAGAAGAAGCGACCTTGATCATCCATGGCCAGGCCCCACTGCGAGGTGCGGCCGAAGATTTGCACAGGCTCCATGCTCATCCCCTTGCCAGTGACGCG
Protein-coding regions in this window:
- a CDS encoding ThuA domain-containing protein — protein: MHPTLSAKPGASLSHGKPPKSREGGARAYSTSVPSLFIISVIKRSLLKSGLRLGALLLTLSFTSHALLAQKTSPASSPAPTVAKSKDATSVLVIGGQNNHNWEIGNEFLLTLLNGQPGFVAEESNTPAKGAPASEWDAWDPQFQKYQCIVLDYNGEMWPQRVKTAFEKYVAEGGSVALVHAANNSFTGWTEYEKMVGLLWRHTIYGASLYLEDDGTVVREPAGKGRSSGHGKQWDWQVTVRNDKHPITAGMPRLWKHVKDELYHGQRGPAENVNILLSAFDDTKYQGTGKHEPVLWWVPYGKGKVVTNVMGHVGENSGPLACVGFQTTFLRSIEWLVTGQCKTTIPGDFPTDDRTSRRFPGGIPKEPMRMDLTTKEAMDRIHVPEGYRLELVAAEPTVVHPVLCTWDGDGHMYVAEMRTYMHDVKATGEDEPHSRVSRLTDSNGDGILDKTTIFADNLVLPRMVLPLDNRVVIAETYTGKFVTYQDSNGDGIADEKKDFYNGEPTKNNLEHQDTALQWGIDNHLYSGNLARSFRVTGKGMSMEPVQIFGRTSQWGLAMDDQGRFFCSAAGGENPAFGFQQIPTYGSLSFPDETEPGFAETFPGVQTLDTQSGLNRIHNIKGTLNHFSACCGQSIYRGDRLPKEMQGAYLLPEPVGRLIRRAKVNNVEGKRVLSNATPGTEFITSTDMAFRPVWTATGPDGCLYIVDMHHGVIQESAWVPPGGYLHDTITNEGYDKYVGHGRIYRLVHKDFKPGAQPRMLQETPAELVKHLSHANGWWRDTAQKLLVLKGDKSVVPALTALVRKGEAPLGRMHALWTLDGLGATDRQLLIDAFRDKDERVRAAAIRISETFLQKTDTEVMAKMEPLLKDPSPDVVVQAVNSLRYVPKKGGHTAIQAAATAHPWNEIISASARQSLQFDPEKPSGISVKIDPVGMALMRKGSEHYNQLCFACHGADGKGVVTSDGLHLAPPLANSPRVVGSPDALVRIVLHGLMGDVDGKTYPGAMVPMKANDDQWVAEVVTYIRNSFGNNAPTIIPDEVKTIRAESERLQPYTLAELAPYLAVTRDAMTQWAFSASLKENETKRAWDGDAKSRWSTGTPQRPGQWFQFDMQQPHLLTRIALDSLASKDDYPRGYEVRVSDDGEKWSEPIVTGKGAAMTTINFPPKTVSRFVRITQTGSDKGCFWSFNEMAVYGKPEGGVTAK
- the rnhA gene encoding ribonuclease HI, translating into MEPGLPQVIIHTDGGCLGNPGVGGWGAVLESCKQRKEISGGEPATTNNRMELRAAIEALSLLKKPCAVEMHTDSQYVRNGITKWLFGWKKNGWKTASKEPVKNADLWRALDTAVARHTVKWHWVKGHAGNRDNERCDQLCGDAMEAIKNQHTRQQLAAALTAFKAAGQA